The Glycine max cultivar Williams 82 chromosome 12, Glycine_max_v4.0, whole genome shotgun sequence genome window below encodes:
- the LOC112998559 gene encoding uncharacterized protein, translating into MEIINLGVVKERKEVKVGTSMSAHIWDELVALLQDYQDIFAWSYQDMPYLSPNIVQHRLPLNPGCSSVKQRLRRMKPEMSLKIKKEVKKEFDAGFLAMARYPEWVANIVLVPKKDRKVYVDDMMAKSKTEEEHLVNLWKLFKMLCKYRLRLNPAKCTFRVKSGNLLGLIISHKWIEVDPNKVKAILEMPKPRTEKQV; encoded by the exons ATGGAGATCATAAACTTAGGTGTtgtcaaagaaagaaaagaggtcAAGGTTGGCACAAGCATGTCCGCACATATCTGGGATGAATTGGTGGCTCTGCTacaagactaccaagacatttttgcttggtcataccaagatatgccctaCTTGAGTCCCAATATTGTTCAACATAGATtacctttgaatcctgggtgtTCCTCGGTAAAGCAGAggttgaggaggatgaagcccgagatgtccttaaagataaaaaaagaggtgAAAAAGGAATTTGACGCTGGCTTCTTGGCTATGGCTCGATACCCGGAATGGGTCGCCAACATCGTGctagtccctaagaaggatagGAAG gtctacgtggatgatATGATGGCCAAGTCaaagaccgaggaggaacaccttgttaACTTATGGAAGTTGTTCAAGATGTTGTGTAAGTACCGATTAAGGTTGAATCCAGCAAAGTGCACTTTTAGGGTCAAGTCGGGAAACTTGCTCGGTTTAATCATAAGCCATAAatggatagaggtggacccaaacaaggtgaaagccatcctcGAAATGCCCAAGCCACGTACCGAGAAGCAGGTCTGA
- the LOC102668603 gene encoding uncharacterized protein, whose protein sequence is MDPVKYIFGKPTLIRCIAQCQVLLSEFDIVYVTQKAIKGSVLADYLAQQAINDYQPMHPEFPYEDIMTLFEEEVENKDRDKWIVRFDGASNTLGHGVGAVLVTPDDQCIPFMARLSFDCTNKMIEYEACTLGIQATIDFKVKSLKVYVDSSSVIHQLRGEWETRDHKLIPYRPYIRKLIEYFKDVYFHHIPREENQMADALATLASMFQLTLPGDFLYIEFRCRGKLAHCCLVEVQQDGKSWYFDIKRYIEDKEYPQEVSENDKRMLQRLVVGFFLSGNILYKRNHDTVLLRCVDAREAEQMLVEVHEGSFGTPANGHAMERKMLRDGYYWLIMENNCCIHVRKCHKCQVLADNVNAPPEPLNVLAAPWPFPVWGIDVIGAIDPKASNGHRFILVAIHYFTKCIEMASYTSVTRSMVVVLPFEVEVPSLRILAELGLEESEWAQTRFDQLNLIEGKRLAAMSHGLLYQHRVKSAFDKKMHPCKFSEGDLGMAPKKLLSKKARKDVVGEGSSAAPQVDVEFGGHRFEVRNTSAVLRQLRVGHSSRKNGSS, encoded by the exons atggacccagttAAGTACATATTTGGAAAACCCACTCTCATTAGATGCATCGCTCAGTGCCAGGTTTTGCTGTCAGAATTTGACATTGTTTATGTCACTCAAAAGGCAATAAAGGGGAGTGTCTTGGCAGATTACCTGGCTCAACAGGCTATCAACGACTACCAACCTATGCATCCAGAATTTCCGTATGAagacatcatgaccttgtttgaGGAGGAGGTAGAGAACAAAGATAGGGACAAATGGATTGTGCGGTTTGACGGCGCGTCTAACACACTAGGCCATGGAGTTGGGGCAGTTTTGGTTACCCCCGACGATCAATGTATACCCTTCATGGCTAGATTAAGTTTTGACTGCACGAACAAGATGATTGAGTACGAGGCGTGCACCCTTGGGATCCAAGCGACAATTGACTTCAAGGTCAAGTCGCTCAAGGTATATGTGGACTCATCCTCGGTAATCCACCAGTTGAGGGGAGAATGGGAGACCAGGGATCATAAGTTGATACCTTACCGGCCTTACATCAGAAAACTAATAGAGTACTTCAAGGATGTATACTTTCACCATATTCCTAGAGAGGAGAACCAGATGGCCGATGCCCTTGCCACTCTGGCGTCCATGTTCCAATTGACCCTGCCTGGGGATTTTTTGTACATCGAGTTTAGATGTCGCGGCAAGCTTGCACATTGCTGTTTGGTAGAAGTGCAGCAAGATGGTAAGTCTTGGTacttcgatatcaagcgatataTTGAAGACAAGGAATACCCACAGGAGGTCTCCGAAAACGACAAGAGAATGTTGCAGAGGTTGGTAGTCGGCTTTTTCCTAAGTGGAAATATCCTATACAAGAGGAACCATGATACGGTTTTGCtccggtgtgtggatgccagggaggctgAGCAGATGCTAGTGGAAGTGCATGAGGGATCCTTTGGAACACCTGCCAACGGACATGCCATGGAACGAAAGATGTTGAGAGATGGGTATTACTGGCTCATTATGGAAaacaattgttgcatccatGTGAGAAAGTGCCACAAGTGTCAGGTCTTGGccgataatgtcaatgctccacctgAACCTTTGAATGTCTTAGCAGCGCCTTGGCCGTTCCCTGTGTGGGGCATAGACGTGATTGGAGCTATTGACCCCAAAGCTTCGAATGGACATCGCTTCATTTTGGTCGCCATtcactacttcaccaaatgcaTTGAAATGGCTTCGTACACCAGTGTGACTAGGAGTATGGTG GTTGTGCTTCCGTTTGAAGTGGAGGTTCCCTCTTTGAGGATTCTAGCCGAATTAGGGTTGGAGGAGTCGGAATGGGCCCAAACTCGCTTTGATCAATTGAATCTTATAGAAGGTAAGAGGTTGGCTGCCATGAGCCATGGACTACTGTATCAACACCGAGTAAAGAGTGCTTTTGACAAGAAGATGCACCCATGCAAGTTCAGCGAGGGGGATCTC GGAATGGCCCCAAAGAAGCTTTTGTCTAAGAAGGCAAGGAAAGATGTCGTTGGAGAAGGTTCCAGTGCAGCCCCACAAGTGGACGTGGAGTTCGGCGGACATAGATTCGAAGTGAGGAACACCAGTGCCGTTTTGAGGCAATTAAGGGTTGGTCATTCCTCAAGGAAAAACGGGTCTAGTTaa